The sequence TGCAGCTTTAGTATTGCTACTAGTATTTCCAACAACACTATCCATTGTATTGCTTTTAGGGTCAGTTTTATTTAATGTGATCTATTATCAGATAAAAAAAGAAACCTTACAACGTGAGTTGATTTGTATGGGCTACCTAGTTCAAACGGTTGTTTGTGCAAAGAAATTGGTGAAAATAAAAACTCCTTTTCAAGAAGAGTTAATGAAAAATCTACAACCACTTAGCTCAATGACTAAATTTGGTATTTCTTTCAGAATGAAGTCTAATAGTGAAGCTGAGATGATGTTTGACTACTTAGCAATGATTTTCATGTTGCCATTTATTTCGTATAATTTTGTTTTGAAAAAGTTATCAAATTATGAGATTCAGGCAAAAGAAATGTGGCGTCTACTTGGAGAATTAGAAGTTGCAGCGGCTGTTTTAAACTTTCGAACAGTAATGCCTGATACAAGCCAACCCATCTTTTCCGATGAAATCGTGGTAACTGGAACAGAAGTTTACCACCCCTTATTAGCGACACCTATGCCGAATGATGTGGATTGGAGGAAAAACACTCTTGTAACAGGTTCAAATGCTTCAGGCAAGTCAACTTACGTCAAAAGTGTCGCAATCAGTTGTATCCTTTCTGCAACGATTCACACGGCTTTAGCCACTGAGTTTCAATTACCATTTGGACATATCTTGACCTCAATGGCTGTTGAAGATAATATTTTTGAAGGAGACAGTTATTTTGTGGCAGAAACTAAGTCTGTTAAACGAGTGCTGGACTTTGCCGAAACGAGAGTTCCTTGTCTGTGTTTCATTGATGAAATATTAAAAGGAACAAATACGATTGAACGAATAGCCGCTTCATCTAGTATGATTCATTGGTTAAATCATTACCCATCGCTCGCTTTTGTAGCAACTCATGATATCGAGCTAACAGAAATTTTGAAAGAATCGTGCGAAAATGTTCATTTTGAAGAACAAGTAACGAAAGAACAGGGCGTGACTTTTGATTACCGCTTGAAACAAGGGCCTTCAACAACGAGAAATGCTATTCAACTTTTGCATGTACTGAATTATCCAGAAAGCGTCGTTGAACAGGCGAAAAGAGAAGCTGATTATTTTGATAACTATCGCACTTGGCAAACGTTAGAATAATCTTGAAGACATGGACAGCTATTAAGGCTGGTCGTGTCTTTTTTGCACGATCAAAAATAGGATAATCGAAATGTTTTTTTTGAAAAGAGAATCTTGATAAAATGAAGAAAATAAAAGGTTTGAGAGTTTCTTTAATAGATAAAGAGGAAGGAATGAATATTTCAAGAGTTTAGCAGATAAATAATTGACAATTGTAATTTATGAGAGTAGCATATGTCATTGTTTGTGGAAAAAATATAGTTTTTTTCTGAAAATAGGATAGAAAAAATCAGAGAAGGAGAGAGTAAAAAAGTGGACTATTTAAAACGATTGTTTATCGGAAAGCCCTTAAAATCTACTGAAAACGATGAGCATAAATTAAGTCGATTTGCAGCACTGGCGTTATTGTCATCTGATGCTTTGTCTTCGATTGCTTATGGTACTGAACAGATCGTTGTTGTACTTGTTACATTATCCGCTGCTGCCATATGGTATTCGTTACCGATCGCTGCTTTTGTTATTATTTTACTTATTTCATTAACGTTATCTTATCGGCAAATCATTCATGCGTATCCTCATGGCGGCGGTGCTTATGTTGTCAGTAGTGAAAATTTAGGAAAGAATGCAGGTTTAGTGGCTGGCGGATCACTACTAGTTGATTATATGCTGACAGTTGCTGTTTCTGTTTCTGCAGGATCTGAGGCAATAATTTCAGCAGTGCCTGCATTGTATGGGCATCAAGTAGCCATTTCAATCGTCATTGTTTTGTTGATTATGTTGATGAATCTGCGAGGTTTAAGAGAATCGGCTAGTTTTTTGATGTTTCCTGTGTATAGTTTTATAGCTGTAATCACCTTGTTGATTGCAACAGGTTTGTTTAAAATCATGACAGGAGTCGTGCCGTTGCATGCAACCGCCATACCTGGAACCGTTGTACCCGGCATTACGGTAGCCTTGATTTTACGAGCATTTTCTTCTGGTTCGTCTTCATTGACAGGGGTTGAAGCAATTAGTAATGCAGTGCCTTTTTTTAAAAAGCCTAGAGCAAAAAATGCGGCAGGTACGTTAACATTGATGGCGGCAATTTTAGGGTTTTTCTTTGTTGGGATTACATTCATAAATTATTGGTATGGAATTGTTCCTCAAACTGAAGTGACTGTGTTGGCTCAAATCGGAAAAGCAGTTTTTGGGCAAAATATACTTTATTATGTCTTGCAATTTACGACAGCACTAATTTTAGCTGTAGCCGCCAATACGGGATTTTCAGCCTTTCCAGTGCTAGCCTATAATTTAGCGAAAGATAAATTTATGCCGCATATGTATATGGACCGGGGGGATCGTTTAGGCTATTCAAATGGTATTTTGACCTTAGCTGCGGGTTCTGTTGTGTTACTATTGATTTTTCAAGGGTCAACTGAACGATTGATTCCGCTCTATTCAATTGGTGTATTTATTCCATTTGCACTATCTCAGACTGGGATGGTTATTAAGTGGCGGAAAGAGACTGAAAAATGGTTATCAAAATCGATTGCTAATATTGTGGGTGCTTTGATTTCTTATGCGATCATCGTTATCTTATTCATGTATCGTTTAGGCGATATCTGGCCTTTCTTTATAATTATGCCAGTTTTGATTTTTGTTTTTTACAGTATTCATGCTCATTACCAAAACGTAGCCGAACAATTACGTTTAGAAGAAACGGTGAAGCAACAGGCGTTTCATGGCAATACAGTGATTGTTTTAGTAGGTAATGCGACCCAAGCAAATGTGGGGGCAGTGAATTATGCACGTTCAATCGGTGATTATGTGGTTGCGATGCATGTGTCACTAGACGAAAATATCGAAAAAGAAAAGGAAATTGAAGCGGAGTTTAAACAACAATTTCCTGATATTCGTTTTTCTATTGTTCATTCTTCGTATCGTTCTATCACAAATCCAATTCTCCGTTATGTAGATTTGGTAAGTAAAAATTCAGCGAAACGGAATTATACGACGACAGTTTTGATTCCCCAATTCGTTCCGAATCGACGTTGGCAAAATATTTTGCATAATCAGACGAGTTTACGGTTACGTTTAAAATTATCTTGGCGGGAAAATATTGTTGTGGCTACGTATAGTTATCATTTGAAGAAGTAATAATAAAAGCAGATAAGAATCTGAAGAGATTCTTATCTGCTTTTTTTTTGAAAGAACGGGTTTATTCCGCTTTTCTATGAATGTTTACTCGCTGGATCTAATCGGCGTTCGATCATGCCTAATACCCAGTCTGTAATGATTGCCATTAAAGCCGTAGGTAAGGCTCCAACAAGGATGATTGCTGTACCGTCAGTTGCATTGGTTCCGCGAATAATGATGTCACCAAGACCACCGGCGCCTACAAACGCTCCAATTGCTGTGATTCCAATTGCCACAACTAAAGCATTACGAATACCAGCCATGATCACGGAAACAGAGAGTGGCAATTCTACCATATAAAGTCGCTGCCATTTTGTCATGCCCATTCCTTTACCAACATCTAAAATATTTCGATCGACTTGGATCATTCCAGTGTAGGTATTCTTGATGATCGGTAATAGAGAATAGAGGAAGACGGTGACAATAACAGTATTTACCCCAAGTCCAAGACCGAGCATCAAAATTGAAAGCATAGCAAGGGAAGGAACTGTTTGGATCAAGTTAGCGATACTTACGACCCAGCCAGCCATTTTTCTTCTGCGAGCAATGAAAATGCCAATCGGTATTCCAACAATTGCGGCAAATAATACACCGTAGATAGAAATTAGAAAATGTCTGACAAATTGACTCAAGACATAGCTACCGTTTTGTTCAAAGTAATAGATAAACTGCTGCAGTAAATTCATATCTTGTAGGTTCTGCATTATTTTCCACCTCCTTCAGACTCGAAGAAATGGTGTTCTTTTAAGAAATTATCAGCAACAGTTTCAGGTTCCATCAAATCATTATCTGCTTGATAATTTAGTTTTTGCATCGTTTCTGTTGAAATTTGTCCAGATAACTTAGCTAGAACGTCATTTAATTCAGGATGTTTTTTTAAGATTTCATCTGTTGCAACAGCACAAGCATCATAAGGCGGGAAGAAATGGAGATCATCTTCTAAAATAACCAAATCATAACTTCCGATTCGGCCATCTGTTGAATAACCTAAAACGACATCCATCTTATTTGCCGCAACAGCATCATAAACTAAACCAATCTGCATCGGGAAAACGCGTTTGAAATCAAAACCATATGTTTCAGTAAAGCCTTTATAACCATCACCTTTACGGTCGATCCAAGAAGTATCCACACCTGCGGTCAATTGATCACCAACTTTTTTTAGGTCGCTGATGGTTTTTAAATTATACTTTTTAGCGGTTTCTTGTGTGACCATAAATGCGTAGGTATTAGCGAATCCATAAGAATTAAACCATTTTTGCTGAAATCTTTTTTGAAACTCTGATTGTACAACTTCAAAGGCTTTTTTAGGATCTTTGATGGGTTCTAAGTTTAATGTAGTGGTTAAATCAGTCCCTGTATAACGGGCAGCTGAAATTTGTGCGTCGCCATTCATCATAGCTTGATGATTGATCGTAGTTGTTGCCAAATTATTGATGATCGTTGTTTTTTCATCCGTGTAATGTTCAATCATGCCAGCGACTAAACTTGCTAGTATTTGTGCTTCTGATGTGATTCCACCAGTAATGGAAATTGTTGAGTCATCAGAGTTAGAAGCAAGTCCTGGTAAAGAACAACCGGATAATAATAAAGCGCTACAAAAAGTTATGAGTAATAATTTAAATTTTCGTTTCATCATTCTGCCTCCTTCAATGCTTTAGGAGTAAGTTTCTTTTCTAACAGACCGAGTAACAAGTCTGCTGCTAAAGCTAAAATAGTAACAGGAATGGTTCCAGCAAAAATCAAATCAGGTTGATAATTATTTAATCCACTGAAAATAAAGTCTCCAAGGCCACCAGCACCAATGTAAGAAGCAAGTGTTGCCCAAGCGATTACATAAACTGCAGCTAGACGAATCCCAGCCATGATGGTCGGCATTGCTATCGGCAATTCGACCATGAAAATCGACTGAACATTTGTCATGCCCATCCCTTTAGCAGCATCTTTATAATCAGAACTGACTTCTTTGATCCCAATATACGTATTTCTTAAGATAGGGAGTAAAGAGTAAATAAACAAAGCAATGATTGCTGGAATTTTACCAACACCAAAAATCGGAATCATAAGTGCAAGTAATGCCAATGAAGGAACGGTCTGTAAAGCACTTGTTAAGCCGATGACGATGGCTGCAGTCCTTTTGGTTCTAGTTAATAAAATCCCAATCGGTACTGCAAATAAAATCCCTAAAAGGAGTGCTACACCTGAAATGAAAATATGTTCACCAATTTTAGTAACAAGTTCATTTCCTCTTTCTAAAAGAAATTGATTCATTTTTTACACCTCCGCTTGAGGTTGTTTGACATCAGTTGATTCTGTTTCACTTAAAGCGGGAGTCCCATCTTCTGTTTCTTCTTCACCCCAGATGACATCATAAACGATATCTACGAGAGAAGCTCTGGTTAAGATCCCAACTACTTTTTGTTGGTCATCTACAACAGGTACATATTTTAAGCCGCGTTTTAAGATTCGTTGTAAGGTATCGCGTAGTAAAGACGATTTTTTTACAAAGAATACTTTTGGATTCATGATATCACTCACGCTAGTAGCAGTATTTCTACGACGGTCAAGTGTTTCGACATCAATAAAGCCTTTTAATACGCCTGCACCATCCACCACTAAGAGTGTATCAACACGTTTTTCTCTCATTAGCTTGATCGCTTCTGACAATGATTTTTCTGGTGTGATCGTGATGGCATTGTTCAGCATCACTTCACCAACTGTCGTAATATCTGGTTTGGCTTGGATCAGGCGATCTTCACCAATCAATTCTTCGACAAATTCATTGACTGGATGACGTAAAATATTATCTGGTGTATCAAACTGAATAACTTTTCCTTCGCTCATGATTGCGATTCTATTTGATAGTTTTAGTGCTTCATCCATATCATGAGTAACAAAAACAATCGTTTTTCCTAAACGTTCTTGTAAGTCTTTGACTAAATCTTGCAAAGAATCCCTTGTGATTGGATCTAAAGCACCAAACGGTTCATCCATCAAAATGATATCTTGGTTGGCCGCAAGAGCACGAACGACACCAATTCTTTGTTGTTGACCACCGGAAAGTTCATTAGGATAACGATCTAGCATTTCTCTAGGTAGTTCAACTAAATCAATCATTTTTTCTGCAATTTTGTTGCGTTCCTCTAGGTCGACTTTTAATAACTTAGGTACAAGCACGATGTTTTCTCTGATTGTCATATGTGGCATTAAACCGATATTTTGAATGACATAACCGATTTTTCTACGTAACTCTACTGGATTGATTGTTTGAATATCTTCACCATTGATCAAGATTTTTCCTTTTGATGGATCAGTCATTCGATTGATCATCCGCATAGAAGTTGTTTTTCCACTACCACTGGTTCCGATAAAGCAGATAAATTCACCTTTATCAAAAGACAGATTGATGTCATCTACGGCGATTTTACCGCCTTTGTAAATTTTTGAAACATGTTGAAATTCGATCAACTTTCTCACCCCAAATTCTTTTTTCTGTATCTTGTTTCCTAACTGATTTCAGTGTTTCCTAAAAAACGTTTCTACTACTAGTATGCTACAAAACAGAGATTTCGACAAATCAGATGTTTTTTTTCGTTATTTAAGGCCAAAAATAATGAGAAAATCTAATTTTTTAACAACAAATATACTGAAAAAGTTAGTTAAGAATTTTGTGTTGACTATTATTCTATTGACAATAGATGTAAAGCTTAGTATATTGTTGACTATCGACTACTATTTTATGAATAATAGGGAGTGAGAAGGAGAATGAAATAGAAATTTTTGGGTTAGCCTATTTGGTATTTAGTGTAAGTTATTTAGTTTTGTTTTATCTTGTTTCAAAGAAACATGTTGGGTATCGAAAATTTGTATTAACTGGTTTTGCTAGTATTCAATTTATTTAATTGATATGGCGCTTTTTTTCACGATTCCAATGGAAATAGCGCTGAAATCATAGCTAGAAGCTTGTTGTATTAGGTTATTTTATTTTTGAAACCATATAAACGTGCTGAAAATTCATTGAATGAATTAAAAAAATTGCCCACGGTTGATAATTTGAGTGCGACATATGCAGTAGAGGATAAGCAACTAATCAGAGTTAAATTCTATACGATTTTTAAATATATAATCAAAAATCGAAAAAATACAAAAAATCAACAGTTATTGTTATAAAAGGAGCCAATTAGACGTATGAAAAAAAAGAGAATAATTATTATATTAGCTTTTATAGTTGTTGTTTTGACTGGATGCGCAAATAATGCCAATCCGAAAGAGGTTGCTACAGCTTTTATCAACAATGTAATTTATGGTCAAGATAAAGAAGCAGCAGAGAAGTATTTTTATCAATTAGATGCACCAAGTGAAAAGGATTTGATTCAGGATTTTTCTGAACTATTTGACCTTTCAAAGGAACAAGCTAAAGAATTAGCCGCAATTTATCAAGAACGATTGGAGAAGGAAACAAGTTTCTCAATAAAAATGAATGATCGTACAGGAAAAAAACAAGAAGCACAAGTGACGGTTATTGGGTTAGATTCGGCAAAATTTGATCAAATCATTGATCAAAAAACAGATGAAGAATTGGTACTATGGTTAAAAAAGAAAGGTTACGACACGATCAGAACGATAGAGGATATCGATAAAATTTCTGATGAAAATCAATTAAATGGGATTTTAAAAGAATTAGATGCATTAAATGACAAAGACCTTAATCAAATCCAATTTGAAGCATTGAAAAAAACGTTTAAAGAATTGAAAGCTGACAAAGAACCGAAAACGATTCATTTGGAGTTAGAACCAGATAAGAAAGAAAAGAACTATTGGATCATTGTAGACGAAGAGAAACGTTTTAATGAATTGCTGGATGCTTTCCAAGGATAACTATAGTAAAGAAATATGTTGATTAAGGAGAAGTTAGAATGAAAAAATTTATAGTATTTTGCATAGCTCTTTTGATGATAGGTATCGGGATGACCCAGACAATAAATACCACAACTGCTGCATTTTCTAAAGATGAAGTAGTCAGAGAACGATTTGCTTTAAAAAAAGAGCGTCTAGCTGAAGTTGTTTCAAAAAAAATCGCTCATGTTGAAAACTCAATCAAGAAAAAGCTAAAAGAGCAAGAAGCGCAAAAAGTAAAAAAACAACAAGAAGAGATCGAAAAAAAAGCAGCTGACAAAAAAATAGAAGAAGAAACAGCTGCTAGCCAAATAAGGGAAAAAAGGTGGGACAAGAGTCAGAAACAGAGCAGGAAGTAGCTAAATCACCGATAGAAAATACACAGGTAGCACCTGTACCTGAAAATGTGGAAGCAGCTGATACGGTTTCTGGTGCTTCAACTAATGGGCGAGAAAGAGGTCAGAAAAACAGAGAGTGGAACGAGCAATTGGGCGATCCTAATTTGACACCAGAAGAGCGTCAAGGTATCATTCAAGAGAAAAAGAATTACAACCGCAATAACCACTGATAAAGCACTTTAGAGCATGACTATTTCTAGTAAATCATAGAATGTTGAGTTTTTTTTAGAAAGCTCATTTTTAAGAATCTAGTACGTTAACATAGTCATATTTACTCTTTTCATAGTCAATTTATTTCAGTGGACAGTTAGGGAAACCGCGGGTAATTTGTCCATTAAAACTGTGATAAGGGGATTGAGCGATGAGAGCTTCTAGCCAATTTAAAAAAGGTGCTTTAGAAATGTGTGTGCTTCATTTTATCCAAAAAGAAGATCGATATGGTTATGAATTAACACAACGAGTGAATCAGTTTATACCAATTACTGAAGGGGCGCTTTACCCAGTTTTGCGTCGTTTAGTCAAAGAATCGTATTGTGTCATTTATACGAAAGAATCGCCAGATGGTCCTTCCAGAAAGTATTACCAAATTACCGAAAAAGGAACAGAATATTTGGAAACTTTGGAGCACGATTGGGATGAATTTGTTGAACAAGTGAGTAAACTGAGGGAGGCAGATTAGTGAATACAATGGAAGAATATTTAAACCAACTAAAGGCTGCTTTTGCTGAAGAAGATATGGAAGATTTTGAGGAGTTAAAGGAAGACTTACTAGAGCAATTAGCCATTTGTTTAGAAGAAGGGCAGACAGAAGCAGAGGTAGTGGCAAGACTTGCTCCTCCAGAAGAAATCGCAGCAGACTACTATGCAGATTTAAGTTTAGATGCTGCAATCAATGCCAAAACTTCTGTTGTACCTAGAGAAGAAATTCAAGACGTATTCATTCAAACACAGAAAAAAAGAATGAGAAAATTTTTAAAAACAGTGTTTATGATGTTAAAACCGTTATTGTTTCTAGTGCTTTTAGGATTGTTTGGCTTTTTTCTAGTCTATACAATAAAAGAGCTAAGTGGAGAGCGAAATCTCGCTGGAATTCCAACGATTTTGTGTTTATTATTGTCCGCCCTCATTTTACAATTGATAAAAGGCGGGATCGTAAAAAAACGAAAATTAATCAACGGATTGACAATTGGTTTATTGGCATTTGGAACGATGATGCTACTGTTTTTTTCAGCTACAGGACAATTGATGTATACCGGCAGACAATATTATAAAGAGATCAGTTTGACTTCTAGTAATCATGCCGCATTTAGTTTTGATTCAGATGCTGATGTTGAGATTACAACTGTAGAAGTATCTAGTACTGAAAAACCAAGTTTGATGGTCAAAGGTCGTTTTAAAGAAAGTGACATTAAAAAAATTGAAAATGGGTCTCACGATAATAAAATCAATTTATCATTAGATAAAGAAAATATTTTTGATACTTTTACTCGAACAGGACGTTCAGAAGTGATTTTCTTCATTCCAAAAGGAACGATCCTAGATGATTTTCATTTAGGCTTAAGCCGTGGAGATCTGCGCTTATTGGATATTCAAACCAAAAATTTCGATTTAGATTTAATTGCTGGTGATGTCTACGCAAAAAATATTATTGCGGATGAAGGCAACATAGATAGTGAGTCTGGCGATGTAATCATAGAAGAATCTGCCATGAATTTAAAGGTTAATAGCATCTCTGGAAAAACAGTTATCACAGGTATGTTAGGGGACTTAACGATTGAAGGCAACAAAGGACTATCTATTTTAAAATTCTTACGTTCGGATAATGTTGCATTAAACAACTATTCAGGCCGTATGATTTTAGAAGATTCTGAAATAAAGAAACTTAAAGCAACTGCCACAGATGGTCAAGTAATTGTTAAACGAACAAAAGGTGATATTTTGCTAAGCAATGAAAACGGGAAAATCGTTTCAGAAGAAAATCTAGGTACGCTAGAGCTAGAAAATGGTTCTGGGCCAACGATTGCGATTCAAGAAAGTAAGGTAAATGCAAAAGTCTCCAGCCAATCTGGATTTATTAAATGGTTGCAAGACCCTAGTCAATCTGTAAAAGTCACAGCAAGTACAGGGACTGGTGAATTGAGAAATGATTTTTCTGATGTAACAGATAGTGGTAAATATAAAATTGACGTGAAATCTAAGACAGGAGATGTCAAAATCTTAGAAAAAGTTGAGTAAGATCAATCAGATGTAATAGATAGAAAATTACTGATAAATGTTTATCTGCAAGATGTTATGTACTATTGGAAGCTATAATTTAAAAGGGGAGCTGGGCAAAACATTACGCGTTTTGCTTAGCTTCCCTTTACTAATGTAGTACATAGATGTCGAGCAAAAGAAATTCTGCTATCTATCAGCGTAGAAGGATTTTGTCTTTGATTCTATATAGAAAAAGTTTTAAGGTATTTGTTTTGCTTGATAGTAGGGAGATGTGTTTTGAAGAAGTAGAGGTCAATTATAATCAAGGTTCTCTTCTAAAAAAAGAAATATTTTAGAACAAGAAGAAATCACTAGAGACTCTTTTAGAAACTACGAAGATTGCATCAAGACACGAGTGTCCAGCAATTATACCAATAGTTAAGCATCATAAGAACTATTAGCAACATAAAATCAGCGAAACAAAAAATTTTCTGACACTTTGTTGACTATGGAATTGTTTTTCTTTAAAATGAATACTAGACGGAAACGAATATAATAAAAAAGGCACTTCACAGATCAGTTGGCGCTGATCCATGAAGCCCTGAGAAGTCAGAGAAAGCTGACCAATCAAGTTGCCCGTGTCAATGCGTAACATCGACATATTCCATTTTACTCAATTTTGGGAGAAATATCTAGAACTTTCTTTACCAGAAGTTAAGATGGAACATAGGATGTCTATTTGTTGAACATGCAATGGTGTTGGTGTAGTTAACCAACATCATTTTTTTTGTTTGTTTCTGTCTAGAAAGAGCAAAGAAATATAGTACGGACAGCTAGTGATTGAAGCCGACAGTCTAAAGCTTTTCGGTAAATATTATCTTTGTGATTTTGGAATAATCAAAGACAAAAAAAGACTGATAGAATCGTTAAATGGGTAATGTTCTAGTTAGTCAAAAGTAGTCTTTGATATTTCAGGGATATAAACAGAGGGTACTTAATAAAAATAACGTTGATTTATTCTAGGTAAATCAGTTTATTTTTAAGCCCCTGTTTATATCTTTTATTAAAAAGACTAAGTACATAGACGATATGGGCAGTTATTCTTAAAATAGCTGCAGGCCAGTTTTTTGTAATTCCTTGTATGATAAATAAATATACAGACCACTCAGGTTATTTTTCTTTATAAATATTGGTTTCTATTTCGACGCGACCTCTTTCTAGAAATGCTGGTAAGGCAAGACTTTCTCCCAACATATTTAACGGTTCATCAATGGTAAATCCTGGCGTTAAAGTAGCAAATTCAACGCGATTACCACCAGGTTCTCTGATGTACAAACTTTTAAAGTACCCACGATGAACTATTTTTTCAATAGTCCACCCTTGATTTTTAGCTCTCTCGTATAAATTCTCCAGTTCATTTTCATCTTTAACGGAAAACGCAACGTGATCCATGCTTCCTCGACCCATTCGTGTTTTTTCAGTTGTTGCTGTTGAGACAAATTGAATAAAGTCAGTTCCATTTAGCTGAATCCGGTTATTGCTAGTTTCCCAACCCAATAATTGAGAGAAAAAATGAGCAGTTTTTTCAGGTTCGGCAACGTGGAATTCAGTCGACAAAAGACCTAAAATCTGTTTGGTCAAAGGAATAGAATTATCCACTTGTCGTTCTTTTTTTAAAGAAGCTTGTTCTACTTCGACTAAACGAATATTCACATGGTCTTTATCTTTAAAATGAAGTGTATTTTGTTCTTTCGTGAATGAGATGTGTAAGTCGCTTAAACGTTGTTCCCAAAAAAGCAGGCTGCCTTTAGGAATCTTTAAT is a genomic window of Enterococcus haemoperoxidus ATCC BAA-382 containing:
- a CDS encoding MutS-related protein, which translates into the protein MEAQLIVIGFIGLIMLIIIIMEIHNRLKLKTMVKRKWGTFPSGRFFDKEESLKLAWQKAKKYRTYDSEVDDITWYDLDGFALFERINGTYSSIGSQALYQRLRNFNFSEKSHDRLEMLINYYQQNPDIREAVQFQFACLGKQDNNHVESYLSETRSQELPNTALYLVCGLLPIAALVLLLVFPTTLSIVLLLGSVLFNVIYYQIKKETLQRELICMGYLVQTVVCAKKLVKIKTPFQEELMKNLQPLSSMTKFGISFRMKSNSEAEMMFDYLAMIFMLPFISYNFVLKKLSNYEIQAKEMWRLLGELEVAAAVLNFRTVMPDTSQPIFSDEIVVTGTEVYHPLLATPMPNDVDWRKNTLVTGSNASGKSTYVKSVAISCILSATIHTALATEFQLPFGHILTSMAVEDNIFEGDSYFVAETKSVKRVLDFAETRVPCLCFIDEILKGTNTIERIAASSSMIHWLNHYPSLAFVATHDIELTEILKESCENVHFEEQVTKEQGVTFDYRLKQGPSTTRNAIQLLHVLNYPESVVEQAKREADYFDNYRTWQTLE
- a CDS encoding APC family permease, with the protein product MDYLKRLFIGKPLKSTENDEHKLSRFAALALLSSDALSSIAYGTEQIVVVLVTLSAAAIWYSLPIAAFVIILLISLTLSYRQIIHAYPHGGGAYVVSSENLGKNAGLVAGGSLLVDYMLTVAVSVSAGSEAIISAVPALYGHQVAISIVIVLLIMLMNLRGLRESASFLMFPVYSFIAVITLLIATGLFKIMTGVVPLHATAIPGTVVPGITVALILRAFSSGSSSLTGVEAISNAVPFFKKPRAKNAAGTLTLMAAILGFFFVGITFINYWYGIVPQTEVTVLAQIGKAVFGQNILYYVLQFTTALILAVAANTGFSAFPVLAYNLAKDKFMPHMYMDRGDRLGYSNGILTLAAGSVVLLLIFQGSTERLIPLYSIGVFIPFALSQTGMVIKWRKETEKWLSKSIANIVGALISYAIIVILFMYRLGDIWPFFIIMPVLIFVFYSIHAHYQNVAEQLRLEETVKQQAFHGNTVIVLVGNATQANVGAVNYARSIGDYVVAMHVSLDENIEKEKEIEAEFKQQFPDIRFSIVHSSYRSITNPILRYVDLVSKNSAKRNYTTTVLIPQFVPNRRWQNILHNQTSLRLRLKLSWRENIVVATYSYHLKK
- a CDS encoding ABC transporter permease → MQNLQDMNLLQQFIYYFEQNGSYVLSQFVRHFLISIYGVLFAAIVGIPIGIFIARRRKMAGWVVSIANLIQTVPSLAMLSILMLGLGLGVNTVIVTVFLYSLLPIIKNTYTGMIQVDRNILDVGKGMGMTKWQRLYMVELPLSVSVIMAGIRNALVVAIGITAIGAFVGAGGLGDIIIRGTNATDGTAIILVGALPTALMAIITDWVLGMIERRLDPASKHS
- a CDS encoding osmoprotectant ABC transporter substrate-binding protein, with the translated sequence MMKRKFKLLLITFCSALLLSGCSLPGLASNSDDSTISITGGITSEAQILASLVAGMIEHYTDEKTTIINNLATTTINHQAMMNGDAQISAARYTGTDLTTTLNLEPIKDPKKAFEVVQSEFQKRFQQKWFNSYGFANTYAFMVTQETAKKYNLKTISDLKKVGDQLTAGVDTSWIDRKGDGYKGFTETYGFDFKRVFPMQIGLVYDAVAANKMDVVLGYSTDGRIGSYDLVILEDDLHFFPPYDACAVATDEILKKHPELNDVLAKLSGQISTETMQKLNYQADNDLMEPETVADNFLKEHHFFESEGGGK
- a CDS encoding ABC transporter permease, with product MNQFLLERGNELVTKIGEHIFISGVALLLGILFAVPIGILLTRTKRTAAIVIGLTSALQTVPSLALLALMIPIFGVGKIPAIIALFIYSLLPILRNTYIGIKEVSSDYKDAAKGMGMTNVQSIFMVELPIAMPTIMAGIRLAAVYVIAWATLASYIGAGGLGDFIFSGLNNYQPDLIFAGTIPVTILALAADLLLGLLEKKLTPKALKEAE
- a CDS encoding betaine/proline/choline family ABC transporter ATP-binding protein (Members of the family are the ATP-binding subunit of ABC transporters for substrates such as betaine, L-proline or other amino acids, choline, carnitine, etc. The substrate specificity is best determined from the substrate-binding subunit, rather than this subunit, as it interacts with the permease subunit and not with substrate directly.), translated to MIEFQHVSKIYKGGKIAVDDINLSFDKGEFICFIGTSGSGKTTSMRMINRMTDPSKGKILINGEDIQTINPVELRRKIGYVIQNIGLMPHMTIRENIVLVPKLLKVDLEERNKIAEKMIDLVELPREMLDRYPNELSGGQQQRIGVVRALAANQDIILMDEPFGALDPITRDSLQDLVKDLQERLGKTIVFVTHDMDEALKLSNRIAIMSEGKVIQFDTPDNILRHPVNEFVEELIGEDRLIQAKPDITTVGEVMLNNAITITPEKSLSEAIKLMREKRVDTLLVVDGAGVLKGFIDVETLDRRRNTATSVSDIMNPKVFFVKKSSLLRDTLQRILKRGLKYVPVVDDQQKVVGILTRASLVDIVYDVIWGEEETEDGTPALSETESTDVKQPQAEV
- a CDS encoding PadR family transcriptional regulator, producing the protein MRASSQFKKGALEMCVLHFIQKEDRYGYELTQRVNQFIPITEGALYPVLRRLVKESYCVIYTKESPDGPSRKYYQITEKGTEYLETLEHDWDEFVEQVSKLREAD